From Opitutia bacterium, a single genomic window includes:
- a CDS encoding phosphatidate cytidylyltransferase encodes MLSRIFSTVLLWAIILGSLWFFGPHAAVAILTILAALTLHEFYQLAEKMGFRPFRWISLVFSVAITAGPFYVTEYFFQGDEPPSFAPTLLALAIVVFCVRVLFEREHQARVESLIATIVGLLYVPFLLHFLVRLMLLYSEANTGLAACLWVVAVSKFCDVGALLTGMAFGKHKMAPNISPKKTWEGAVGGVATSAGIGALIAWLAADYVPETLTPAIAAAVGVPIALVTIVSDLIESAMKRRADIKDSGRMIPGIGGAFDLTDSLILTAPVAYVIFLFLA; translated from the coding sequence GTGCTTTCGCGCATCTTCAGCACCGTCCTGCTCTGGGCCATCATCCTCGGCAGCCTGTGGTTCTTCGGTCCGCACGCGGCCGTCGCCATCCTCACCATCCTCGCCGCGCTGACGCTGCACGAGTTCTACCAGCTCGCGGAGAAGATGGGCTTCCGGCCGTTCCGCTGGATCAGCTTGGTGTTCTCCGTCGCGATCACCGCCGGGCCGTTCTACGTCACCGAGTATTTCTTCCAAGGCGACGAGCCGCCCAGCTTTGCGCCGACGCTGCTCGCCCTCGCCATCGTCGTCTTCTGCGTGCGCGTGCTGTTCGAGCGCGAACACCAAGCGCGCGTCGAGTCGCTGATCGCGACGATCGTCGGCCTGCTTTACGTGCCGTTCCTGCTGCACTTCCTCGTGCGGCTGATGCTCCTCTACTCCGAGGCCAACACCGGACTTGCCGCGTGCCTGTGGGTCGTGGCCGTTTCGAAATTCTGCGACGTCGGCGCATTGCTCACCGGCATGGCCTTCGGCAAACACAAGATGGCCCCCAACATCAGCCCGAAGAAAACCTGGGAAGGCGCCGTCGGCGGCGTGGCCACCTCCGCTGGCATCGGCGCGCTGATCGCGTGGCTGGCGGCCGACTACGTCCCCGAGACCCTCACGCCCGCCATCGCCGCGGCCGTCGGCGTGCCGATCGCCCTCGTCACCATCGTGTCCGATCTCATCGAGTCCGCCATGAAACGCCGCGCCGACATCAAGGATTCCGGCCGCATGATCCCCGGCATCGGCGGCGCGTTCGACCTGACCGATTCGCTGATCCTCACCGCGCCGGTCGCCTACGTGATTTTCCTGTTCCTCGCCTGA
- the uppS gene encoding di-trans,poly-cis-decaprenylcistransferase — protein MSTSRPAKVPQHVAIIMDGNGRWAKQRGMPRLEGHRRGVETVRTVVDTARELGIRYITLYAFSAENWKRPGEEVSGLMGLLDFFLKRELNNLIKEKVRLRTIGRIEALPENVRRELERVKEATKHFTDWNLILALNYGAQTEAADAARAYGEAVRAGTENPAEATWEKFSRYLYTADLPEPDLLIRTSGELRLSNFLMLQLAYAELVFTPTLWPDFGRADLIAAVEEFNRRERRYGATSEQIKAGPA, from the coding sequence ATGAGCACCTCCCGCCCGGCCAAAGTCCCGCAACACGTCGCCATCATCATGGACGGTAACGGTCGCTGGGCGAAACAGCGCGGGATGCCGCGCCTCGAGGGCCACCGTCGGGGCGTGGAGACCGTCCGCACCGTCGTCGACACCGCGCGCGAACTCGGCATCCGCTACATCACCCTCTACGCGTTCTCCGCCGAAAACTGGAAACGCCCCGGCGAGGAGGTGTCCGGCCTGATGGGGTTGCTCGACTTTTTCCTGAAGCGCGAACTCAACAACCTGATCAAGGAAAAGGTCCGCCTGCGCACCATCGGTCGCATCGAGGCGCTCCCCGAAAACGTCCGCCGCGAACTCGAGCGCGTGAAGGAGGCGACGAAACACTTCACCGACTGGAACCTCATCCTCGCGCTCAACTACGGCGCGCAGACCGAGGCCGCCGACGCCGCGCGCGCCTACGGCGAGGCGGTCCGCGCCGGCACGGAGAATCCCGCGGAGGCGACGTGGGAGAAGTTCAGCCGCTACCTCTACACCGCGGACCTGCCCGAGCCGGACCTCCTCATCCGCACGTCCGGCGAGCTGCGCCTGAGCAATTTCCTGATGCTGCAGCTGGCCTACGCCGAGCTCGTTTTCACGCCGACGTTGTGGCCCGACTTCGGACGCGCGGACCTGATCGCCGCGGTCGAGGAATTCAATCGCCGCGAACGCCGCTACGGCGCCACCAGCGAGCAAATCAAGGCTGGCCCCGCCTAA
- a CDS encoding 4a-hydroxytetrahydrobiopterin dehydratase: MATTPLTQNEIAAALRELPGWTFERDALAHTFQFGSFREAMSFMVRVGFEAEAADHHPEWTNVYNRVAIRLNTHDAGNKVTAKDVALAKKIAGLAWVK, from the coding sequence ATGGCCACGACCCCGCTGACGCAAAATGAGATCGCCGCCGCGCTCCGGGAGTTGCCCGGCTGGACCTTCGAGCGCGACGCGCTCGCGCACACGTTTCAATTCGGCAGCTTCCGCGAAGCCATGAGCTTCATGGTGCGCGTCGGCTTCGAGGCCGAGGCGGCGGACCACCATCCCGAATGGACCAACGTCTACAACCGCGTCGCGATCCGCCTGAACACGCACGACGCCGGCAACAAGGTCACGGCAAAGGACGTGGCGCTCGCGAAGAAGATTGCGGGGCTTGCGTGGGTGAAGTGA
- a CDS encoding phospholipase D family protein has translation MREVKRVRALSRFGLAILAGWVGAVALSAAEKLGGSPLAEHAGAAENRLLRIESGYDALLLRVHLIRAARESVEMQTFIWTNDECGRLLLWELIEAARRGVHVRLLVDQMFSEKDPATIAFLATVSPHLEIKHYRPAFSRIDPSLWQKLAAGALAFRSTNQRMHNKVMIVDGAALVTGGRNVENTYFDHSTEMNFRDRDVLATGPVVGAARASFEEFWAYRHAVPSSALKDVAAQIAVGKFRRYDRREQWDFGGLFGELGREADDPAAMRERFVARMRPVQRVTFVADEPGKTRGWFSPTARITRELRRTIERAHGSVVMQTPYLVLSPAAREAVAEMRERHPALRVRISTNSLASTDNLMAYSANYRLRGTYIAQLGLEVHEAKPRPAAWPEILRRAADVEARAAARLARGEQKRTPFLCVHAKSLAVDDAVAFVGSYNLDPRSERLNTEAGLLIEDADFARELRAEIERDLRAENSWVVARREIPLGLDKVNGLIGGVLAIGPVDLWPLQNTANFELRPGAVDVPPGHADFYRSFRDVGAFPGTDGVLSQKEILTRVFKAVGAPLTPIL, from the coding sequence ATGCGTGAAGTGAAGCGCGTGCGGGCGTTGTCACGGTTCGGGCTGGCGATCCTCGCTGGCTGGGTTGGCGCGGTGGCGCTGTCCGCCGCGGAGAAGTTGGGCGGTTCGCCGCTCGCGGAGCATGCGGGCGCGGCGGAGAACCGACTGCTGCGCATCGAGAGCGGCTACGACGCGCTGCTGTTGCGCGTGCATCTCATCCGCGCGGCGCGCGAATCGGTCGAGATGCAGACCTTCATCTGGACGAACGACGAGTGCGGGCGGTTGCTGTTGTGGGAGCTGATCGAGGCCGCGCGGCGCGGCGTGCATGTGCGGTTGCTGGTCGACCAGATGTTCTCCGAGAAGGATCCGGCGACGATCGCGTTCCTCGCCACGGTGTCGCCCCACCTCGAGATCAAGCACTACCGCCCGGCGTTTTCGCGCATCGATCCCTCGCTCTGGCAAAAGCTCGCGGCGGGCGCGCTGGCGTTCCGCAGCACGAACCAGCGGATGCACAACAAGGTGATGATCGTCGACGGCGCGGCGCTCGTCACCGGCGGCCGCAACGTCGAGAACACCTACTTCGATCATTCGACCGAGATGAACTTCCGCGACCGCGACGTGCTCGCGACCGGGCCGGTGGTCGGGGCGGCGCGCGCGTCGTTCGAGGAATTCTGGGCCTACCGCCACGCCGTGCCGAGCTCGGCGCTGAAGGACGTGGCCGCGCAGATCGCGGTGGGGAAATTCCGCCGCTACGACCGGCGCGAGCAGTGGGACTTCGGCGGGTTGTTCGGCGAACTCGGCCGCGAGGCGGACGACCCGGCGGCGATGCGCGAGCGGTTCGTGGCGCGGATGCGGCCGGTGCAGCGCGTCACCTTCGTCGCTGACGAGCCGGGCAAGACGCGCGGGTGGTTCTCACCCACGGCGCGCATCACGCGCGAGTTGCGGCGCACGATCGAGCGCGCGCACGGGAGCGTCGTGATGCAGACACCGTATCTCGTGCTGAGCCCGGCGGCGCGCGAAGCGGTTGCGGAGATGCGCGAGCGCCATCCGGCGCTGCGCGTGCGCATCTCCACCAACAGCCTCGCGTCGACGGACAACCTCATGGCGTATTCCGCGAACTACCGGCTGCGCGGCACCTACATTGCGCAACTCGGTCTCGAAGTGCACGAGGCGAAACCGCGGCCGGCGGCGTGGCCGGAGATCTTGCGCCGCGCGGCCGACGTCGAGGCGCGGGCGGCGGCGAGGCTGGCGCGCGGCGAGCAGAAGCGCACGCCGTTCCTGTGCGTGCACGCGAAGTCGCTGGCGGTGGACGATGCCGTGGCGTTCGTCGGTTCCTACAACCTCGATCCGCGTTCCGAGCGGCTCAACACCGAGGCCGGCCTCCTGATCGAGGATGCGGATTTCGCGCGCGAGCTGCGCGCGGAGATCGAGCGCGATTTGCGCGCCGAGAACAGCTGGGTCGTCGCGCGCCGCGAGATCCCGCTCGGGCTCGACAAGGTGAACGGGCTCATCGGCGGCGTGCTGGCGATCGGTCCGGTGGACTTGTGGCCGCTGCAGAACACGGCGAACTTCGAGCTGCGGCCGGGCGCGGTGGACGTGCCGCCGGGCCACGCGGATTTCTATCGGAGTTTCCGCGATGTCGGCGCGTTTCCCGGGACGGACGGCGTGCTGAGTCAGAAGGAGATTCTCACACGTGTCTTCAAGGCCGTCGGAGCGCCGCTCACGCCGATTTTGTGA
- a CDS encoding Na+/H+ antiporter → MAAFELALLLILLLAALSVIARRLPWPQPITFALGGALAALLPHFPRVTLDPGFFFLCFVPPLLFSDGWLMPLRDFLAAKRPILMLATGLVVLTTLVVGFVAWWLIPGLPLAMGFALGAVVSPTDAVAVSAITHRLKVPPRFTTVLNGESLMNDATGLVAFKFALAAVFAGTFSLRAATLNFLWVALAGLALGLVIAWVVGRGRDFLLRIGRSDEFIETTLSLLTPYAAYLAAEHLHLSGILAVVAAGLYSGWRDPLRMNVRARQTTWAVWSVVLFWLNGLAFILLGLQFPTLLATVAQHYSVGQLALFTGAVSLAAILARLAWIFPGAYLPFLFSPRVRRTEERPSWQMVLAAGWAGMRGSVTLAAALSIPLLQENGTPFPGRDIVIFLSLGVIFTTLLVQGTTLEYLICKLRLPADDTRVREDRIARIRAVEHGLASLREREKTTAAVEEAAALGIVIAEYEHRLAELTAQGETQAAAQARRQSGRQHRLHALRAERHALAELLRQNVITADTHRPLQQLLDHEEAMLADLAPHVES, encoded by the coding sequence ATGGCCGCCTTCGAACTCGCCCTCCTGCTGATCCTGCTCCTGGCCGCGCTCAGCGTCATCGCGCGGCGCCTGCCCTGGCCGCAACCGATCACGTTCGCGCTCGGCGGCGCGTTGGCCGCGCTACTGCCGCACTTCCCGCGCGTCACGCTCGACCCGGGCTTTTTCTTTCTCTGCTTCGTGCCGCCGCTGCTGTTCTCCGACGGCTGGCTCATGCCGCTGCGCGACTTCCTCGCGGCGAAGCGCCCCATTCTCATGCTCGCGACCGGTCTCGTCGTGCTCACGACGCTCGTGGTCGGCTTCGTGGCCTGGTGGCTCATCCCCGGGCTGCCGCTCGCCATGGGTTTCGCGCTTGGCGCCGTCGTGTCGCCGACGGATGCGGTCGCGGTGAGCGCGATCACCCACCGGCTGAAAGTCCCACCGCGCTTCACCACCGTGCTCAACGGCGAGAGCCTCATGAACGACGCGACCGGCCTCGTGGCGTTCAAGTTCGCGCTCGCCGCCGTCTTCGCAGGGACGTTCTCGCTGCGCGCCGCGACGCTGAATTTCCTCTGGGTCGCGCTCGCCGGTCTCGCGCTCGGCCTCGTCATCGCGTGGGTCGTGGGACGCGGGCGCGATTTCCTGCTGCGGATCGGACGCTCGGACGAATTCATCGAGACCACGCTCTCGCTGCTGACGCCCTACGCCGCCTATCTCGCGGCGGAACACCTCCATCTCTCCGGCATTCTCGCCGTGGTCGCCGCCGGCCTCTACTCCGGCTGGCGCGATCCGCTCCGCATGAACGTGCGCGCCCGGCAGACGACATGGGCCGTGTGGTCGGTGGTGCTGTTTTGGTTGAACGGCCTCGCGTTCATCCTGCTCGGCCTCCAATTCCCCACGCTGCTCGCCACGGTCGCGCAGCACTACTCCGTCGGCCAGCTCGCGTTGTTCACCGGCGCCGTGTCCCTCGCCGCCATCCTCGCGCGCCTGGCGTGGATCTTCCCCGGCGCCTACCTGCCATTCCTGTTTTCACCACGCGTGCGCCGCACGGAGGAGCGCCCCTCCTGGCAAATGGTGCTCGCCGCCGGCTGGGCTGGCATGCGGGGCAGCGTCACGCTCGCCGCCGCGCTCTCGATCCCGCTCCTGCAGGAAAACGGCACCCCGTTCCCCGGTCGCGACATCGTGATCTTCCTCTCGCTGGGCGTCATCTTCACCACCTTGCTCGTCCAAGGCACGACGCTCGAATACCTCATCTGCAAGCTCCGCCTCCCCGCCGACGACACGCGCGTGCGCGAAGACCGCATCGCCCGCATCCGCGCCGTCGAGCACGGCCTGGCCTCATTGCGCGAACGCGAGAAAACCACCGCCGCCGTCGAGGAAGCCGCCGCGCTCGGCATCGTCATTGCCGAATACGAGCACCGCCTCGCCGAACTCACCGCCCAAGGAGAGACGCAGGCCGCCGCGCAGGCCCGCCGCCAATCCGGCCGCCAGCACCGCCTGCACGCGCTCCGCGCCGAACGCCACGCGCTCGCCGAGCTGCTCCGGCAAAACGTCATCACCGCCGACACGCACCGTCCGCTCCAGCAGCTCCTCGATCACGAGGAAGCCATGCTCGCCGACCTCGCCCCGCACGTGGAGAGCTGA
- a CDS encoding AAA family ATPase translates to MSDFAPAAEVASARDLLVRLKNNMRQTIRGKDEVVDQTLVCLLAGGHLLIEDLPGVGKTTLAYSLARSIDATFSRVQFTSDLLPSDVTGVAIYDETTREFVFKPGPVFANIVLADEINRATPKTQSALLEVMDRAKVTVDGAAHDVGAPFMVVATQNPVDYEGTFPLPESQMDRFLMRLHMGYPQPGDELDILRAAKTSYDAIALNAVATRADVQRLQKLAAQVFVEDSVLEYLLKIVTATRTESEFKAGISVRGGLALRAAAQARALLLGRDFVIPADVQEMAGPVFAHRLGLARQTSDALEERRTVLAALRRIVGAIALPE, encoded by the coding sequence ATGAGTGACTTTGCTCCCGCCGCCGAGGTCGCCTCCGCCCGCGATCTGCTCGTGCGCCTGAAAAACAACATGCGCCAGACGATCCGCGGCAAGGATGAGGTCGTCGACCAGACGCTCGTGTGCCTGCTCGCCGGCGGCCACCTGCTGATCGAGGACCTGCCGGGCGTCGGCAAGACCACGCTGGCCTACTCGCTGGCGCGGTCGATCGACGCGACGTTCTCGCGCGTGCAGTTCACCAGCGACCTGTTGCCGAGTGACGTCACCGGCGTGGCGATCTACGACGAGACGACGCGGGAGTTCGTTTTCAAGCCGGGGCCGGTGTTCGCGAACATCGTGCTCGCCGACGAGATCAACCGCGCCACGCCGAAGACCCAGAGCGCGCTGCTCGAAGTGATGGATCGCGCCAAGGTGACGGTCGATGGCGCGGCGCACGACGTCGGCGCGCCGTTCATGGTTGTGGCGACGCAGAACCCGGTGGATTACGAGGGCACGTTTCCGCTGCCTGAGAGCCAGATGGACCGCTTCCTGATGCGGCTGCACATGGGTTATCCGCAGCCCGGCGACGAACTCGACATTCTCCGCGCGGCGAAAACCAGCTACGACGCGATCGCGCTCAATGCGGTCGCCACGCGCGCCGACGTGCAGCGCCTGCAGAAGCTCGCGGCACAGGTCTTCGTCGAAGACAGCGTGCTAGAATACCTGTTGAAGATCGTCACGGCCACGCGCACCGAGAGCGAGTTCAAGGCCGGCATCAGCGTGCGCGGCGGTCTGGCGCTCCGCGCGGCGGCGCAGGCGCGGGCGCTGTTGCTCGGGCGTGATTTCGTGATTCCGGCCGACGTGCAGGAGATGGCCGGGCCGGTCTTTGCGCACCGATTGGGGCTGGCGCGGCAGACGTCCGATGCGTTGGAGGAACGGCGAACGGTGTTGGCGGCGCTGCGGCGGATCGTGGGCGCGATCGCGTTGCCGGAGTAA
- a CDS encoding DUF58 domain-containing protein, producing the protein MRRAFSWQALVWSLVFPPKRHRIGVTVPGVFLIGLAMGIGTAAYNTASNILFITLSLLCACLLLSGLMSWFNFMGVCWRVRPLSAWRAGHETMVTVEVRNTKRWLPTYGLWFDLATHPRAKESDPPPDLSREKVREVLAAAEKAVTRGRVFLRERIEPQGELALDWVHKPEKRGEQVLALEAVGSFFPFGFLRKSVGADLRQTVLVWPAQVDYQWRAAAAASGGNSGRRTVRAGTGEDLLALRRYQSGDSHRLVHWKASARLGKLMVRQFAAESLDGFALSVETPAEVWTRAEQFEVLCSFAATLAEDLFAEGRLRGVSVNGTWIETRRVRDVEAVLDLLAKAEPVAPTGRASRPDEPRIDERFVGDDSPYRAAGQRQQVSRNLISFAPEGARGVSAYVDGVPTASA; encoded by the coding sequence GTGCGGCGCGCGTTTTCGTGGCAGGCGCTGGTGTGGTCGCTCGTGTTTCCGCCGAAGCGTCACCGCATCGGCGTGACGGTGCCGGGCGTCTTCCTCATCGGGCTGGCGATGGGCATCGGCACGGCGGCCTACAATACGGCGAGCAACATCTTGTTCATCACGCTTTCGCTGCTGTGCGCGTGCCTGCTGCTGAGCGGGCTGATGTCGTGGTTCAATTTCATGGGCGTGTGTTGGCGCGTGCGGCCGCTCAGCGCGTGGCGGGCGGGCCACGAGACGATGGTGACGGTCGAGGTGCGCAACACGAAGCGCTGGTTGCCGACCTACGGGTTGTGGTTCGATCTGGCGACGCATCCGCGGGCGAAGGAATCTGATCCGCCGCCTGATCTTTCGAGGGAGAAAGTCCGCGAAGTGCTCGCGGCGGCGGAGAAGGCGGTGACGCGCGGGCGCGTCTTCCTGCGCGAGCGCATTGAGCCGCAGGGCGAACTGGCGCTGGACTGGGTGCACAAGCCGGAGAAGCGCGGCGAGCAGGTGCTGGCGCTCGAGGCCGTGGGTTCGTTTTTTCCGTTTGGCTTTCTGCGCAAGAGCGTGGGCGCCGACCTGAGGCAGACCGTCCTCGTGTGGCCGGCGCAGGTGGATTATCAGTGGCGCGCGGCGGCGGCGGCGAGCGGTGGCAACTCCGGCCGGCGGACGGTGCGCGCCGGGACGGGGGAGGATTTGCTGGCGCTGCGTCGCTATCAATCCGGCGACTCGCATCGGCTCGTGCATTGGAAGGCGTCGGCGCGGCTGGGGAAGCTGATGGTGCGGCAGTTCGCGGCGGAAAGCTTGGACGGTTTTGCGTTGAGCGTGGAAACGCCCGCGGAGGTCTGGACGCGAGCGGAGCAATTCGAGGTGCTGTGCAGTTTCGCGGCGACGCTCGCGGAGGATTTGTTCGCGGAAGGGCGATTGCGCGGCGTGAGCGTGAACGGAACCTGGATCGAGACGCGGCGCGTGCGCGACGTGGAAGCGGTGCTGGATTTGCTGGCGAAAGCTGAGCCTGTCGCTCCGACGGGTAGGGCGAGTCGTCCGGACGAGCCGCGGATCGACGAACGGTTCGTCGGGGACGACTCGCCCTACCGTGCGGCTGGTCAACGCCAGCAAGTTTCTCGCAATCTCATCTCGTTCGCGCCGGAAGGAGCGCGCGGTGTCTCGGCGTATGTCGACGGCGTCCCCACGGCCTCAGCTTAG
- a CDS encoding DUF3488 domain-containing protein has translation MSTASPRPQLSLDELRRLKWLLGGVLALVSLWTVFFLDVEALGLVAIESVVIAAAVIWPQLPARVPALVWRLAVPAIIAGVAADFYFSAETLPVLIRLAVLLVLYRAVAYRRKREDLQLIVLGLFLVVVGGVLTVALEFAFLLLLFTACALGFLFAVTLIDMADTGPRVMRPEEMREVPAWARGGWRPFVARLRAVADWRLLGFGGALFLGVVAMSAVLFLLIPRFEIGSSFFLDKYITRKSRTGFSESVKFGDVSELVQDNSVALRVDLGAGPKPAADLYWRLVTLDEYTPQGFRVSSWMKAHLRANQSFRRTVAGGGVWTSGQMLSGVWTVYLEPGVSRYLPLPGAFAMLRLRDQAAVQVSPQNRLVALQNDPMAMTAFQIDGIALAPVVRDAGFSALLNGWVQGDEAMRRERRYDARTMLAGPSGAENEAVLRRVVAEVSGGAALQAEQFAERATAWLRERHAYALSVRMPRGSGDDIVRWLDSREAGFCEHFAAALTVLCRAAGHPARVVAGFHGGALNGFEDYLMVRNSDAHAWVEIFNGRDAWVRVDPTPGGAVGEAAGQTAQAAERARDSSWTARLDSLRVLWYRRVVSFDARQQVELMDSVKTATTSTGDVLRARLEEWAKRLKAWFAGPWNWQRAGRVLAGASAAVLLAIGLVRGAGWLRARWRQWRDPRALDPVRREAGRWLKKIAERGTRSAESGNPAAGAGRLDEECQRVRGELERLRYGRRETWPEPRGVFRRARAAARE, from the coding sequence ATGTCGACGGCGTCCCCACGGCCTCAGCTTAGCCTCGACGAGTTGCGGCGGCTCAAGTGGCTGCTCGGCGGCGTGCTCGCGCTCGTCTCCTTGTGGACGGTGTTCTTCCTCGATGTGGAGGCGCTGGGACTCGTGGCGATCGAGAGCGTCGTGATCGCGGCGGCGGTGATCTGGCCGCAGCTGCCGGCGCGCGTGCCGGCGCTGGTGTGGCGGCTGGCGGTGCCGGCGATCATCGCGGGCGTGGCGGCGGATTTCTATTTTAGTGCGGAGACGCTGCCGGTGTTGATCCGGCTCGCGGTGCTGCTGGTGCTGTATCGCGCGGTGGCGTATCGGCGGAAGCGCGAGGACCTGCAGTTGATCGTGCTCGGGCTGTTCCTCGTGGTGGTGGGCGGCGTGTTGACCGTGGCGCTCGAGTTCGCGTTCCTGCTGCTGCTTTTCACGGCGTGTGCGCTGGGATTTCTGTTCGCCGTCACGTTGATCGACATGGCGGACACCGGGCCGCGGGTGATGCGTCCGGAGGAGATGCGCGAGGTGCCGGCGTGGGCGCGCGGGGGCTGGCGGCCATTCGTGGCGCGGTTGCGCGCGGTGGCGGATTGGCGGCTGCTGGGGTTCGGCGGCGCGCTGTTTCTCGGCGTGGTGGCGATGTCGGCGGTGCTGTTCCTGCTCATCCCGCGTTTCGAGATCGGGAGCAGTTTCTTCCTCGATAAATACATCACGCGGAAGAGCCGCACGGGATTTTCGGAGAGCGTGAAATTCGGCGACGTGAGCGAGCTGGTGCAGGACAACAGCGTGGCGCTGCGCGTGGACTTGGGGGCGGGGCCGAAGCCGGCGGCCGATCTTTACTGGCGGCTGGTGACGCTCGATGAATACACGCCGCAGGGCTTCCGCGTCTCGAGCTGGATGAAGGCGCACCTGCGGGCGAATCAGAGTTTTCGGCGCACGGTGGCCGGTGGCGGCGTGTGGACTTCGGGGCAGATGTTGTCTGGCGTGTGGACAGTTTATCTCGAGCCGGGAGTGAGCCGCTACCTGCCGTTGCCGGGCGCGTTCGCGATGCTGCGGTTGCGCGACCAGGCGGCGGTGCAGGTGAGTCCACAGAATCGGCTCGTGGCATTGCAAAACGATCCGATGGCGATGACGGCGTTTCAGATCGATGGCATCGCGCTGGCGCCGGTGGTGCGCGATGCGGGTTTTTCCGCGCTGTTGAACGGCTGGGTGCAGGGCGACGAGGCGATGCGGCGCGAGCGGCGCTACGATGCGCGCACGATGCTCGCGGGGCCGAGCGGCGCGGAAAACGAGGCGGTGCTGCGCCGGGTCGTCGCGGAGGTGAGCGGAGGCGCGGCACTGCAAGCCGAGCAATTCGCGGAGCGGGCGACGGCGTGGCTGCGGGAGCGGCATGCGTATGCGCTGTCGGTGCGGATGCCGCGCGGCAGCGGCGACGACATCGTGCGCTGGCTGGATTCGCGCGAGGCGGGTTTCTGCGAGCACTTCGCGGCGGCGTTGACCGTGCTGTGTCGTGCGGCGGGACATCCGGCGCGGGTGGTGGCCGGGTTCCACGGCGGGGCGCTGAACGGCTTCGAGGATTACCTGATGGTGCGCAATTCGGACGCGCACGCGTGGGTGGAGATTTTTAACGGTCGCGATGCGTGGGTGCGCGTGGATCCCACGCCGGGCGGGGCAGTGGGCGAGGCGGCGGGCCAGACGGCGCAGGCGGCGGAGCGGGCGCGCGACAGCAGCTGGACGGCGCGGCTCGATAGCTTGCGGGTGCTGTGGTATCGGCGCGTGGTGAGCTTCGACGCGCGGCAGCAGGTCGAGTTGATGGACAGCGTGAAGACGGCGACGACGAGCACGGGCGACGTGTTGCGCGCGCGGCTCGAGGAGTGGGCGAAGCGGCTGAAGGCGTGGTTCGCGGGGCCGTGGAACTGGCAACGCGCAGGACGCGTGCTGGCGGGGGCGAGTGCGGCGGTGTTGCTCGCGATCGGGCTGGTGCGCGGCGCGGGGTGGTTGCGCGCGCGCTGGCGGCAGTGGCGCGATCCGCGGGCGCTCGATCCGGTGCGGCGCGAGGCGGGGCGCTGGCTGAAGAAAATCGCGGAGCGCGGAACGCGGAGCGCGGAGAGCGGGAATCCGGCGGCGGGAGCCGGAAGGCTGGACGAGGAATGCCAGCGGGTTCGCGGGGAGTTGGAGCGCTTGCGCTATGGGCGGCGCGAGACGTGGCCGGAGCCGCGCGGGGTTTTCCGGCGCGCGAGGGCGGCGGCGCGAGAGTAG